One stretch of Juglans microcarpa x Juglans regia isolate MS1-56 chromosome 3D, Jm3101_v1.0, whole genome shotgun sequence DNA includes these proteins:
- the LOC121255087 gene encoding uncharacterized protein LOC121255087, translated as MAPRGRRPHIPPSENNIVQDDNSEVLAAAATRFFQRMVNGDMVVGRTPQIGCTLEQFSRQHPPTFDSKSNAMDAESWIEQLEQIFEALYCIDDQKVTYAAFNLTDAANKWWKSTRALLQMELGDGVPITWECFRKIFLERFFPQTLCESRARQFADLTQGTMTVDQYATKFMELSHFASYLIPNEEKKAEKFERDLNRRIRERVHMLRIRSFTELVTRATIAEEDIQESIDYNNQRKRQQQQQQQLQPASHMDKRAF; from the coding sequence ATGGCACCCCGTGGAAGAAGACCACACATACCCCCCTCTGAGAACAATATTGTACAAGATGATAATTCAGAAGTACTCGCTGCTGCAGCAACACGTTTCTTTCAAAGGATGGTCAATGGTGATATGGTGGTAGGTAGAACCCCACAGATAGGATGCACATTAGAACAGTTCTCCCGCCAGCACCCACCTACTTTCGACAGCAAATCAAATGCCATGGATGCAGAGAGCTGGATTGAACAATTGGAGCAGATCTTCGAGGCACTTTATTGCATAGACGATCAAAAGGTGACTTATGCTGCTTTCAACTTAACAGATGCGGCAAACAAGTGGTGGAAGTCAACACGAGCACTTTTGCAAATGGAACTAGGAGATGGAGTCCCTATCACATGGGAGTGTTTTAGGAAGATATTTTTGGAGCGTTTCTTTCCTCAAACTCTTTGCGAGTCTAGGGCCCGTCAGTTTGCAGATCTTACCCAGGGAACAATGACAGTAGACCAATACGCTACCAAATTCATGGAATTGTCTCATTTCGCCAGTTACTTAATTCcaaatgaggaaaagaaagctgaaaagTTTGAGCGCGATCTAAATCGCAGGATTAGGGAGCGTGTACATATGCTCAGGATTCGGAGTTTCACGGAACTGGTCACACGTGCTACCATTGCTGAAGAAGACATTCAAGAAAGTATCGACTACAATAATCAAAGGAAGcgacagcagcagcagcagcagcaactcCAACCAGCATCACATATGGATAAAAGGGCTTTTTAG